A genome region from Vicinamibacterales bacterium includes the following:
- a CDS encoding UDP-glucose/GDP-mannose dehydrogenase family protein codes for MKIAVIGTGYVGLVAGACLAENGNDVICVDKESAKVRSLQRGRIPIYEPGLEELVRRNRSEKRLTFTTDLGKGVRASQIVFIAVGTPTGEDGSADLRHVLEVARQIGKAMNGYKVVVDKSTVPVGTSELVREAVRKETSQPFSVVSNPEFLKQGAAIEDFMKPDRVVIGADDQRAAQIMRELYAPFTRTGAPIMMMDTASAELCKYAANAMLATRISFMNEIANVCEVVGADVDAVRRAVASDRRIGPAFLFPGVGYGGSCFPKDVKALIRFASAKSYDCEILHAVEHVNERQKVRLLAKMKQHFGSLQGKRIAVWGLAFKPKTDDMREAPAVPLIHGLLDAGATVVAYDPEAVKVARGIFGSRVEFVDKSYDALTGADGLAIVTEWPEFREPDWGKIRKAMKSGAIFDGRNIYDPEQLRGFGLTYYSMGRR; via the coding sequence ATGAAGATTGCGGTCATCGGAACCGGGTACGTGGGACTCGTGGCAGGCGCCTGTCTGGCCGAAAACGGGAACGACGTGATTTGTGTCGACAAGGAGTCGGCGAAGGTCCGGTCGCTCCAGCGTGGGCGGATCCCGATTTACGAGCCCGGGCTCGAGGAGCTCGTCCGCCGCAACCGCAGCGAAAAGCGGCTCACCTTCACGACTGATCTCGGCAAGGGCGTAAGGGCCTCGCAGATCGTGTTCATCGCGGTCGGCACGCCGACCGGGGAGGACGGCTCCGCCGATCTCCGTCATGTGCTCGAGGTCGCCCGACAGATCGGCAAGGCGATGAACGGCTACAAGGTCGTCGTCGACAAGAGCACGGTGCCGGTCGGCACCAGCGAGCTCGTCCGCGAGGCGGTCAGGAAGGAAACCTCACAGCCGTTCAGTGTCGTGAGCAATCCGGAGTTCCTGAAGCAGGGAGCCGCGATCGAGGACTTCATGAAGCCGGACCGGGTGGTGATCGGCGCCGACGATCAGCGCGCCGCGCAGATCATGCGTGAGCTGTATGCGCCCTTCACACGCACCGGCGCTCCCATCATGATGATGGATACGGCCAGCGCCGAGCTCTGCAAATACGCGGCGAATGCGATGCTGGCGACGCGCATCTCGTTCATGAACGAGATCGCGAATGTGTGCGAGGTCGTCGGCGCCGATGTCGACGCGGTGCGCCGCGCGGTCGCCTCGGACCGGCGCATCGGCCCGGCGTTCCTGTTTCCGGGCGTGGGCTACGGCGGCAGCTGCTTCCCGAAGGACGTCAAGGCGCTGATCAGGTTCGCGTCGGCGAAGAGCTATGACTGCGAGATCCTGCACGCGGTCGAACACGTCAACGAACGCCAGAAGGTGCGGCTGCTCGCCAAGATGAAGCAGCACTTCGGCTCGCTGCAAGGGAAGCGCATCGCCGTCTGGGGGCTTGCTTTCAAGCCGAAGACCGACGACATGCGCGAGGCCCCGGCGGTGCCGCTGATCCACGGGCTGCTCGACGCCGGCGCCACCGTGGTGGCCTACGATCCGGAGGCGGTCAAGGTGGCGCGCGGCATCTTCGGGAGCCGGGTCGAGTTCGTGGACAAGAGTTACGACGCGCTGACTGGAGCCGACGGACTCGCGATCGTGACCGAGTGGCCCGAGTTCCGCGAGCCCGACTGGGGCAAGATCAGGAAAGCGATGAAATCCGGGGCCATTTTCGACGGCCGCAACATCTACGATCCGGAGCAACTGCGCGGTTTCGGGCTCACGTACTACTCGATGGGCCGTCGATGA
- the priA gene encoding primosomal protein N' — protein MRLVRVAVPVPGLGPLTYALPDDVPDPPVGSRLLVPLGARLVTGVRLGSDRGQTGVKPGSDGGQTTFDESSLPAGQRAAVKPVADVLDSEPFLPPDVVDLATWVADYYACGIGDAIGTAMPPRAWIESERHARITELGEARLLTERGVRRQALDILSGGRVASIGALVKKAPSARAALTALQADGLVTLTLPLRGTADASRTIRVASITAQGAESFDRDLKLGARQQQALDLLRGAPDGLALSDLSAQDIPAESVQRLSRLGLVTIERRRLDRDPFDRSPIAVARPAVVDLTAEQQSAFDRLAARAAARTFHAALLHGVTGSGKTEIYLRLARAVRASGRGVLLMVPEIALTPAAAAIFRAAFGERVAIQHSALSEGERYDQWQRIRRGDVDVVVGTRSAVYAPLAAIGLIVVDEEHDASYKQEGVPRYNGRDVAVVRARAAAALIVLGSATPSLETYSNAESGRYELVSLTRRVLDRPLADVAIVDMRAEYAAEGPEVILSAPLRDAMAARMARGEQAIVLLNRRGFATVVFCRGCGETLECPNCSVSLTVHKAAGRARCHYCNHAVPLPKVCGKCAGPYLEQLGFGTERVEAEVRALLPQARVGRVDRDTVRRRGAIATLLARFAARELDVLIGTQMIAKGHDFPSVTLVGVISADVGLGLADFRAAERTFQLLTQVAGRAGRGEIAGEAIVQTIHPDHYSIRHACRQDYAAFYADEMRFRRAMRYPPAVALINVVVKARTRQAAMEDAATIAEAMRGSPGRRSRDRDDSRGADAWRVLGPAPAPLGRLKGEHRAQLFIKGGHRTAMRKALVQVLDERPELKRRTIVDVDPMSVL, from the coding sequence ATGCGCCTGGTTCGCGTGGCGGTTCCCGTCCCCGGGCTCGGGCCGCTCACCTACGCCCTTCCCGACGACGTCCCTGACCCCCCGGTTGGTTCGCGCCTGCTCGTCCCGCTCGGCGCCCGCCTCGTCACCGGCGTCCGACTGGGGTCAGACCGGGGTCAAACCGGGGTCAAACCGGGGTCAGACGGGGGTCAGACCACCTTCGATGAATCTTCGTTGCCGGCCGGGCAGCGCGCCGCCGTGAAGCCAGTCGCGGACGTGCTGGACAGCGAGCCCTTCCTGCCCCCGGACGTCGTCGACCTGGCCACCTGGGTGGCCGACTACTATGCGTGCGGGATCGGCGATGCGATCGGCACCGCGATGCCTCCGCGCGCCTGGATCGAGAGCGAGCGCCACGCGCGGATCACCGAGCTGGGGGAAGCGCGGCTGCTGACCGAACGCGGCGTCCGCCGCCAGGCGCTCGACATCCTCAGCGGCGGCCGGGTCGCGTCGATCGGCGCGCTGGTGAAGAAGGCGCCGTCGGCGCGCGCCGCGCTGACGGCCCTGCAGGCCGACGGCCTGGTCACGCTGACGCTGCCCTTGCGAGGGACCGCGGACGCGTCGCGGACCATCCGTGTGGCCTCGATCACCGCGCAGGGCGCCGAATCGTTCGACAGAGACCTAAAGCTCGGGGCGCGGCAGCAGCAGGCGCTCGATCTGTTGCGCGGCGCGCCGGATGGCCTCGCGCTGTCAGATCTGTCGGCCCAGGACATCCCCGCAGAATCCGTCCAGCGCTTGAGCCGACTCGGGCTCGTCACGATCGAGCGGCGGCGGCTGGATCGCGATCCGTTCGACCGATCGCCGATCGCCGTGGCACGGCCGGCCGTGGTGGATCTCACGGCCGAGCAGCAGAGCGCCTTCGACCGGCTCGCGGCGCGCGCCGCGGCGCGGACCTTCCATGCCGCGCTGCTGCACGGCGTGACCGGCAGCGGCAAGACGGAGATCTACCTGCGCCTGGCTCGCGCGGTGCGGGCCTCGGGACGCGGCGTCCTGCTGATGGTGCCGGAAATCGCGCTGACGCCTGCCGCAGCGGCGATCTTCCGCGCGGCCTTCGGCGAGCGCGTGGCCATCCAGCACAGCGCGCTCAGCGAGGGGGAGCGCTACGACCAGTGGCAGCGGATCCGCCGCGGCGACGTCGACGTGGTCGTCGGCACCCGCAGCGCCGTGTATGCGCCGCTCGCCGCGATCGGGCTGATCGTGGTGGACGAAGAGCACGACGCCTCGTACAAGCAGGAGGGGGTGCCGCGCTACAACGGGCGCGACGTCGCCGTGGTGCGCGCGCGCGCCGCCGCCGCGCTGATCGTGCTCGGATCGGCGACGCCCTCCCTCGAAACCTACAGCAACGCCGAGTCGGGGCGCTACGAGCTGGTGTCGCTGACTCGGCGCGTGCTCGACCGTCCGCTCGCCGACGTCGCGATCGTCGATATGCGCGCCGAATACGCCGCCGAGGGGCCTGAGGTCATCCTCAGCGCGCCGCTTCGCGACGCGATGGCGGCGCGGATGGCGCGCGGCGAGCAGGCGATCGTCCTGCTGAACCGCCGCGGATTCGCGACCGTCGTCTTCTGCCGCGGCTGCGGCGAGACGCTCGAGTGCCCGAACTGCTCGGTCTCCCTGACGGTCCACAAGGCGGCAGGCCGCGCCCGCTGCCACTACTGCAACCATGCCGTGCCGCTGCCCAAGGTCTGCGGCAAGTGTGCGGGCCCGTACCTCGAGCAGCTCGGGTTCGGCACCGAGCGTGTCGAAGCGGAGGTTCGGGCGCTGCTGCCGCAGGCGAGAGTCGGACGGGTGGACCGCGACACAGTCCGGCGACGCGGCGCGATCGCGACGCTCCTCGCGCGGTTCGCCGCGCGGGAGCTCGACGTGCTCATCGGCACGCAGATGATCGCCAAGGGCCACGATTTCCCGAGCGTGACGCTGGTCGGGGTGATCAGCGCCGACGTCGGGTTGGGACTCGCCGATTTCCGCGCCGCGGAACGGACGTTCCAGCTGCTCACCCAGGTGGCCGGGCGCGCCGGCCGCGGCGAGATCGCCGGCGAGGCCATCGTGCAGACGATCCATCCGGATCACTACAGCATCCGTCACGCCTGTCGGCAGGACTACGCCGCCTTCTATGCCGACGAGATGCGCTTCCGGCGCGCGATGCGGTATCCGCCGGCGGTGGCGCTGATCAACGTGGTGGTGAAGGCCCGCACGCGGCAGGCGGCGATGGAAGACGCGGCCACGATCGCCGAGGCGATGCGCGGCTCCCCCGGACGCCGCAGCCGGGACCGGGACGACAGCCGCGGCGCCGACGCCTGGCGCGTGCTCGGTCCCGCCCCAGCTCCGCTCGGCCGGCTGAAAGGGGAGCATCGCGCGCAGCTCTTCATCAAGGGTGGGCACCGCACCGCCATGCGCAAGGCACTCGTACAGGTGCTCGACGAGCGGCCGGAACTGAAACGGCGGACGATCGTCGACGTCGATCCGATGAGCGTCCTCTGA
- the gmk gene encoding guanylate kinase has translation MSSSVRRGLMFVVSAPSGTGKTTVVERLAQVVPDLGLSRSYTSRPIRLGEVDGVDYNFISRSRFETMIAAEAFLEWADVFGNFYGTCAADAEVELANGRDLVLVIDVQGARQVRRLREGTIGVFVLPPSFEVLEQRLRGRSRDSEDAIRRRLATARSEIAAVDEYDYVVVNDALEACVDRLKAIVFAERARRAVMAPLIAAISTSFAGEEHV, from the coding sequence ATGTCGAGTAGCGTCCGCCGCGGCCTGATGTTCGTGGTGTCGGCGCCATCGGGTACCGGCAAGACGACGGTGGTCGAGCGGCTTGCGCAAGTCGTTCCGGACTTAGGCCTGTCCCGGTCCTACACGTCCCGCCCGATTCGTCTCGGCGAAGTCGACGGCGTGGACTATAATTTCATTAGTCGCAGCCGTTTCGAGACGATGATCGCGGCCGAGGCGTTCCTGGAGTGGGCCGACGTATTCGGCAACTTTTACGGGACGTGCGCCGCCGATGCCGAGGTCGAGCTGGCGAACGGCCGCGACCTGGTGCTGGTGATCGACGTCCAGGGGGCGCGCCAGGTGCGGAGGCTCCGCGAAGGCACCATCGGCGTGTTCGTGCTGCCGCCGTCGTTCGAGGTGCTCGAGCAGCGCCTGCGCGGGCGGAGCCGGGATTCCGAGGATGCCATCCGGCGGCGGCTGGCGACGGCGCGGAGCGAGATCGCCGCGGTCGACGAATACGACTACGTCGTGGTCAACGATGCGCTCGAGGCGTGCGTCGATCGATTGAAGGCGATCGTCTTCGCCGAGCGGGCGCGGCGGGCCGTGATGGCGCCGCTGATTGCCGCGATCAGCACTTCGTTTGCAGGAGAGGAACACGTATGA
- a CDS encoding DNA-directed RNA polymerase subunit omega — protein sequence MNKFEYVVVAGARAKQLLRGCTPKVDVQHKAARTAMKEVTQRKIEKLEQAETATAE from the coding sequence ATGAACAAGTTCGAGTACGTTGTCGTGGCGGGCGCGAGGGCGAAGCAGCTGTTGCGCGGCTGCACGCCGAAGGTCGACGTGCAGCACAAGGCCGCGCGCACCGCGATGAAGGAAGTGACGCAGCGCAAGATCGAGAAGCTCGAGCAGGCCGAGACGGCGACGGCCGAATAG
- the coaBC gene encoding bifunctional phosphopantothenoylcysteine decarboxylase/phosphopantothenate--cysteine ligase CoaBC — MLIGLGVSGGIGAYKAVEVARGLQKRGHDVAAIMTRSARRFVGDVTFEAITRRPVITDQFARGANADIEHIALATDIALLLIAPATANLIGKLANGIADDFLTSLYLATRAPVLVAPAMNTNMLEHPAVQRNLQTLVARGVHVVDPGDGFLACGWIGKGRLAEPETIVEEADRLLRPQGTCLGRRIVVSAGPTYEDLDPVRYIGNRSSGRMGYAVAAEAARRGAHVVLVSGPTKLDVPAGVQVERVRSAAEMARAVTRHAVEADAVVMAAAVADYTPERGAADAKITKSDGPMTLTLVRTPDILAELGRQRGDARAPVLVGFAAETGDPRPRARQKLAAKQVDLIVANDVSRTDAGFDVDANAATFISADGDEEQPLQPKSALAAKILDRVEQLLARVAATR; from the coding sequence GTGCTGATCGGACTCGGCGTGAGCGGCGGCATCGGCGCCTACAAGGCCGTCGAGGTCGCGCGCGGCCTGCAGAAGCGCGGCCACGACGTCGCCGCCATCATGACGCGCTCGGCGCGGCGGTTCGTCGGCGACGTGACCTTCGAGGCGATCACCCGCCGGCCGGTCATCACCGATCAGTTCGCGCGCGGCGCCAACGCCGACATCGAGCACATCGCGCTCGCTACCGACATCGCGCTGCTGCTCATCGCTCCCGCCACGGCCAATCTCATCGGCAAGCTGGCGAACGGCATCGCCGACGACTTCCTGACCTCGCTGTATCTTGCGACCCGTGCTCCCGTGCTCGTCGCGCCGGCGATGAACACCAACATGCTCGAGCATCCGGCGGTGCAGCGAAACCTGCAGACGCTGGTAGCGCGCGGGGTGCACGTGGTCGATCCCGGCGACGGCTTTCTCGCCTGCGGCTGGATCGGCAAGGGACGGCTCGCTGAACCCGAGACGATTGTCGAGGAGGCCGATCGTCTCCTGCGGCCCCAGGGCACCTGCCTCGGGCGCCGCATCGTCGTGAGCGCGGGTCCCACCTACGAAGACCTCGATCCCGTCCGCTACATCGGGAACCGATCGAGCGGCCGCATGGGATATGCCGTCGCGGCCGAAGCGGCGAGACGCGGCGCGCACGTCGTGCTGGTCAGCGGGCCGACCAAACTCGACGTGCCCGCCGGTGTCCAGGTGGAACGGGTGCGGAGCGCCGCAGAGATGGCGCGGGCGGTCACCCGGCATGCCGTCGAGGCCGACGCGGTCGTGATGGCGGCGGCGGTCGCCGACTACACGCCCGAGCGAGGGGCGGCCGACGCAAAGATCACGAAGAGCGATGGTCCGATGACGCTCACGCTCGTTCGCACGCCCGACATCCTCGCCGAACTCGGTCGTCAGCGCGGCGATGCGCGAGCGCCGGTCCTGGTGGGGTTTGCCGCCGAAACGGGCGACCCGCGTCCGCGGGCCCGCCAGAAGCTCGCCGCCAAACAGGTCGACCTGATCGTCGCCAATGACGTGTCGCGCACGGATGCGGGCTTCGATGTCGATGCCAACGCGGCGACGTTCATCAGCGCCGACGGCGACGAAGAGCAGCCGCTGCAGCCCAAGAGTGCGCTCGCCGCGAAAATTCTCGACCGCGTGGAGCAGCTGCTCGCGCGGGTGGCGGCGACTCGTTGA
- a CDS encoding uracil-DNA glycosylase, which produces MSETSQQLAEHLKFFTELGVGGVSTDSRWSKRPGAAGDVPRLEERPRDAAGLLALVKADLGLDCSRCKLHTLGRKQVVFGVGNPNADLMFVGEAPGADEDIQGIPFVGRAGQLLTKMIQAINFERDQVYIANVIKCRPPGNRNPEPDEIATCEPFLLQQIDAVGPRVIVALGSFAAKTLLRSDESISRLRGRVYDFRGAKLIPTFHPSFLLRSPDRKRDAWEDLKRARALVTAPVRGDR; this is translated from the coding sequence ATGAGTGAGACGAGTCAGCAACTGGCCGAGCATCTGAAGTTCTTTACTGAACTCGGCGTCGGCGGCGTGAGTACGGATAGCCGCTGGTCCAAGCGGCCCGGCGCCGCCGGTGATGTGCCACGGCTGGAAGAGCGTCCCCGCGACGCGGCGGGCCTCCTGGCGCTCGTCAAGGCCGACCTCGGGCTCGACTGCAGCCGCTGCAAACTGCACACGCTCGGACGGAAGCAGGTGGTCTTCGGCGTCGGCAACCCGAACGCTGATCTGATGTTCGTCGGCGAGGCGCCGGGGGCCGACGAGGACATCCAAGGCATCCCGTTCGTCGGACGGGCAGGGCAGTTGCTGACGAAGATGATCCAGGCGATCAACTTCGAGCGCGACCAGGTGTACATCGCCAACGTGATCAAGTGCCGACCGCCGGGCAATCGCAATCCCGAGCCGGACGAGATCGCGACGTGCGAGCCGTTCCTCCTGCAGCAGATTGACGCGGTCGGGCCGCGCGTCATCGTCGCGCTGGGATCGTTCGCGGCAAAGACGCTCCTGCGCAGCGACGAGTCGATTTCGCGGCTGCGCGGACGCGTCTACGATTTCCGGGGCGCCAAGCTGATTCCCACGTTCCACCCGTCGTTCCTGCTGCGCAGCCCGGATCGCAAGCGCGATGCGTGGGAGGACCTCAAGCGCGCGCGCGCGCTCGTGACCGCCCCTGTCCGGGGCGACCGGTAA
- the galE gene encoding UDP-glucose 4-epimerase GalE — protein sequence MTVLVAGGAGYIGSHAVKALRAAGQDVVIYDNLCAGHGEVATLLDVPLEVGDLRDAARLASVMRAGRVDAVMHFAALLSVGESVKNPLEYYDNNVVGTLSVLRAMVDAGARHLIFSSTAATFGEPVETPITEQHPQRPINAYGETKLTVEQALPHFERAYGMKWTVLRYFNAAGADPDGVLGEDHDPELHVIPRAIDAALGRGTFAIYGDDYDTPDGTCLRDYVHVTDLASAHLLALEALRAGRPSAAYNLGNGRPISVREVVTSVERVTGRRVPAESATRRPGDPGVLYASSERIRRELGWAPAYEALDVIVDTAFRWRQNHPEGYGA from the coding sequence ATGACCGTGCTCGTCGCCGGCGGGGCAGGCTATATCGGCAGTCATGCCGTGAAGGCGCTGCGTGCGGCAGGGCAAGACGTCGTCATCTACGACAACCTGTGCGCCGGTCATGGCGAGGTGGCCACGCTGCTCGACGTGCCGCTCGAGGTCGGCGATCTGCGCGACGCGGCGCGCCTTGCGTCGGTCATGCGGGCCGGGCGCGTCGATGCGGTGATGCATTTCGCCGCGCTTCTTTCGGTCGGCGAATCCGTGAAGAACCCGCTCGAGTACTACGATAACAACGTCGTGGGCACGCTGTCGGTGCTGCGCGCGATGGTCGACGCCGGCGCGCGCCACCTGATCTTCTCGTCGACCGCCGCCACGTTCGGTGAGCCGGTCGAGACGCCCATCACGGAGCAGCACCCGCAGCGGCCGATCAATGCCTATGGCGAGACCAAGTTGACAGTCGAACAGGCGCTGCCACACTTCGAGCGCGCCTACGGCATGAAATGGACGGTGCTCCGGTACTTCAACGCCGCCGGCGCCGATCCCGACGGCGTGCTCGGGGAAGATCACGATCCGGAACTCCACGTGATCCCGCGCGCCATCGACGCGGCGCTCGGCCGCGGCACGTTCGCGATCTACGGTGACGATTACGACACGCCCGACGGCACCTGCCTGCGCGACTACGTCCACGTGACCGATCTCGCCTCGGCGCATCTGCTGGCGCTCGAGGCGCTGCGCGCCGGCCGGCCGTCCGCGGCATACAATCTCGGCAATGGGCGGCCGATCTCCGTGCGCGAGGTCGTCACTTCGGTCGAACGCGTCACCGGACGGCGCGTGCCGGCGGAGTCCGCGACGCGTCGGCCCGGCGATCCAGGCGTGCTATACGCCTCGAGCGAACGGATTCGGCGCGAGCTCGGATGGGCCCCGGCCTACGAGGCGCTCGACGTGATCGTCGACACCGCGTTCCGCTGGCGGCAGAACCATCCCGAGGGATACGGGGCCTAG
- a CDS encoding YicC/YloC family endoribonuclease produces the protein MIKSMTGFASLTREGERASVTVTARGVNHRFLDLQMRMPGALSPIESRLRAIVQQRIARGRLEVTIAVQPRASAPAVKIEVNDAVVEGLSSALDRARERGLISGGLTPGDLLRFPQAITVTEQKDTVDEEAFSEVEAALATALDGLDRMRTSEGAHLQSDLEARRVLLGDLFSRAAAAAQAGADGMRARLAERIKELRVDPSVDEAAIAQELVRFANRSDVTEETVRFRAHLEHWRALSEGPEPCGRKLDFLLQEMNREVNTLGSKAEGQGVTELVVGLKAELEKMREQVQNVE, from the coding sequence ATGATCAAATCGATGACCGGGTTCGCCTCGTTGACCCGCGAGGGAGAGCGCGCTAGCGTCACCGTCACGGCCAGGGGAGTGAATCATCGCTTTCTCGATCTGCAGATGCGCATGCCGGGGGCGCTGTCGCCGATCGAGAGCCGGCTGCGTGCGATCGTCCAGCAGCGGATCGCGCGCGGGCGACTGGAAGTGACGATCGCCGTTCAGCCGCGCGCCAGCGCTCCGGCGGTGAAGATCGAGGTCAACGACGCCGTCGTCGAAGGCCTCTCGTCGGCGCTCGATCGCGCCCGCGAGCGCGGCCTGATATCGGGCGGACTCACCCCCGGCGATCTGCTGCGCTTTCCGCAGGCGATCACCGTGACGGAGCAGAAAGACACCGTCGACGAAGAGGCTTTCTCCGAGGTCGAGGCGGCTCTGGCAACCGCGCTGGACGGCCTCGATCGCATGCGGACGAGCGAGGGGGCGCATTTGCAGTCCGACCTCGAGGCGCGTCGCGTGCTGCTCGGCGATCTCTTCTCGCGCGCGGCGGCCGCGGCCCAGGCCGGCGCCGACGGCATGCGCGCCCGGCTCGCCGAACGCATCAAGGAGCTGCGGGTCGATCCCTCGGTCGACGAGGCGGCGATCGCGCAGGAGCTGGTGCGTTTCGCCAACCGGTCCGACGTGACCGAGGAGACGGTGCGCTTCCGCGCCCACCTGGAGCACTGGCGCGCGCTCAGTGAGGGGCCGGAGCCCTGCGGCCGCAAGCTGGACTTCCTGCTGCAGGAGATGAACCGCGAGGTCAACACGTTGGGGTCGAAAGCCGAGGGGCAGGGGGTAACCGAGCTGGTGGTCGGGCTGAAGGCCGAACTCGAGAAGATGCGCGAGCAGGTCCAGAATGTCGAGTAG
- a CDS encoding ABC transporter ATP-binding protein, with protein MREHPLRRLLAYSRPYRGRFAVALGAMLVYAASQAAVGYLVAPIISKVLPDASGTPFRFWAIAIVIAYLAKGLGSYFSTYLMTDIGQRVVRDIRQHLFAHILDQSAAFFSRRTTGQLMSRITNDVGQVQQAVSETVGDVLREGLSVIGFAALMFYYDWKLAIVTFVGAPLIVYPLVRLGQRVRRSTRRSQEDLEYLSHLTAEAFTGHRIVKAFGAERHEARRFAAASERLYRTNLKITSTVSILPPMMEFLGGVLIVGLLWYGRQRIAGGEMNMGMFVGFIFAAFMMYTPIKRLSRVNATIQQALAAAARIFEMLDTHSEVVERPGAQPLARLARGIEFRDVSFAYDDGAGKSVLRSVSFQARGGQAIALVGLSGAGKTTLVNLLPRFYDVTGGGIFIDGVDIRDVTLASLRQQIGIVTQETVLFDDTIASNIAYGQPGASREAIEQAARAAHAHEFIQQLPEAYGTRIGERGQRLSGGQRQRLAIARALLKDAPILILDEATSSLDAESELLVQDALTNLMRNRTAFVIAHRLSTVRRADAIVALEKGRVAEIGRHEELLARPMGVYAKLYALQIFGRNSPPDAPAASAQPPS; from the coding sequence GTGCGCGAGCATCCGCTGCGGCGGCTGCTGGCCTATTCGCGGCCATATCGCGGCCGCTTCGCGGTGGCGCTCGGGGCGATGCTCGTCTACGCGGCGTCGCAGGCCGCCGTCGGCTACCTCGTCGCGCCAATCATCAGCAAGGTCCTGCCGGACGCCAGCGGCACCCCCTTCCGCTTCTGGGCGATCGCCATCGTCATCGCCTATCTGGCCAAGGGGCTCGGGTCGTATTTCTCGACCTACCTGATGACCGACATCGGGCAGCGGGTCGTCCGTGACATCCGCCAGCACCTCTTCGCGCACATTCTCGATCAGTCGGCGGCGTTCTTCAGCCGCCGGACGACAGGCCAGCTGATGTCGCGGATCACCAACGACGTCGGGCAGGTGCAGCAGGCGGTGTCCGAGACGGTCGGCGACGTTCTCCGGGAAGGGCTGTCGGTCATCGGCTTCGCGGCGCTGATGTTCTACTACGACTGGAAGCTGGCCATCGTAACTTTCGTCGGCGCGCCGCTCATCGTCTACCCGCTCGTCCGGCTCGGGCAGCGCGTGCGGCGCTCGACCAGGCGCAGCCAGGAGGACCTCGAATACCTGTCACACCTGACCGCCGAGGCGTTCACCGGGCACCGCATCGTGAAGGCGTTCGGCGCCGAGCGGCACGAGGCGCGCCGGTTCGCGGCGGCGTCCGAGCGCTTGTACCGCACCAACCTGAAGATCACGAGCACCGTCTCGATCCTGCCGCCGATGATGGAGTTCCTGGGCGGCGTGCTGATCGTCGGGCTCTTGTGGTACGGCCGCCAGCGCATCGCCGGCGGCGAGATGAACATGGGCATGTTCGTCGGGTTCATCTTCGCGGCGTTCATGATGTACACGCCGATCAAGCGGCTGAGCCGCGTCAACGCCACCATCCAGCAGGCGCTCGCGGCGGCAGCCCGGATCTTCGAGATGCTCGACACGCATTCGGAAGTGGTCGAACGTCCGGGCGCGCAGCCGCTTGCGAGGCTGGCGCGCGGCATCGAGTTCCGCGACGTGAGCTTTGCCTACGACGACGGAGCGGGCAAGTCGGTGTTGAGATCGGTGTCGTTCCAGGCGCGTGGCGGCCAGGCGATTGCGCTCGTCGGCCTGAGCGGCGCCGGCAAGACCACCCTCGTCAACCTGCTGCCGCGGTTCTACGACGTGACCGGCGGCGGCATCTTCATCGATGGCGTCGACATCCGCGACGTCACGCTCGCCTCGCTGCGCCAGCAGATTGGCATCGTCACGCAGGAGACCGTGCTCTTCGACGACACCATCGCCAGCAACATCGCCTATGGCCAGCCCGGCGCCTCGCGCGAGGCGATCGAGCAGGCGGCGCGCGCGGCGCACGCGCACGAGTTCATCCAGCAGCTGCCCGAGGCCTACGGCACGCGGATCGGGGAGCGCGGGCAGCGGCTCTCGGGGGGCCAGCGGCAGCGGCTCGCCATCGCGCGGGCGCTCCTCAAGGACGCGCCGATCCTGATCCTCGACGAGGCGACCTCGTCGCTCGACGCCGAATCCGAGCTGTTGGTCCAGGACGCACTGACCAACCTGATGCGCAACCGCACGGCGTTCGTCATCGCGCACCGGCTGTCGACCGTGCGCCGCGCCGACGCCATCGTGGCGCTCGAAAAGGGACGGGTCGCCGAGATCGGCCGGCACGAAGAGCTGCTGGCCAGGCCGATGGGCGTGTATGCGAAACTGTACGCGCTGCAGATTTTCGGCCGCAACTCGCCGCCCGACGCGCCGGCCGCCAGCGCGCAGCCGCCATCATGA